In Cyanobacteria bacterium FACHB-DQ100, a genomic segment contains:
- a CDS encoding dTDP-4-dehydrorhamnose 3,5-epimerase, which yields MGLKTQVEIFPLESIKGGMAEFYTPQSSHETMLVNIPAQTIDDLFVHRTQTDQLLVVRGSFILVVLQNRRYQYISLSEMKPQVVKIPPGVPHGAINLSGSACVLVNAVLRHSTPIDRDYRPMRRPIPYDMNMAHQLQKIHSSSHA from the coding sequence ATGGGGTTAAAGACACAGGTTGAAATTTTCCCACTTGAATCCATCAAGGGCGGCATGGCGGAGTTTTACACGCCGCAATCGAGCCATGAAACCATGCTGGTGAATATTCCGGCTCAGACGATCGACGATCTGTTCGTTCATCGCACTCAGACCGATCAACTGCTAGTCGTGCGCGGCAGTTTTATTCTGGTTGTATTACAAAATCGTAGGTATCAATACATTTCGTTAAGCGAAATGAAGCCGCAGGTGGTAAAAATTCCGCCGGGAGTACCGCATGGAGCCATTAATCTCAGCGGCTCAGCCTGTGTGTTGGTGAACGCCGTGTTAAGACATAGCACTCCTATTGATCGAGATTATCGCCCAATGCGCCGACCAATCCCCTACGATATGAATATGGCTCACCAATTACAAAAAATTCATTCTTCTAGCCATGCTTAG
- a CDS encoding response regulator transcription factor produces MPLTILVAEDDLGTRLSICDYLECSGYSVVSAENGKDAIALLETHQPHLIVTDVSMPLMDGYEFVRQVRRRPALRLLPIVFLTGRTDTDERVRGYQLGCDVYLAKPFELPELGAVVRNLLDRSQMIESSWRSRQEFEVAAEAEREKPDINIAFTDREQEVLTLLSDGLSNNQIGDRLHLSSRTVEKHVSSLLRKTDTSNRAELVRFAMEHHLVL; encoded by the coding sequence ATGCCGCTCACAATTCTTGTTGCAGAAGATGATTTAGGAACCCGCCTCTCGATTTGCGACTATCTCGAATGTTCTGGTTATTCTGTGGTCTCAGCAGAAAACGGTAAAGATGCGATCGCCCTGCTCGAAACGCATCAGCCGCATTTGATCGTGACCGATGTTTCGATGCCGCTGATGGATGGGTATGAATTTGTGCGCCAAGTGCGGCGACGACCGGCGCTGCGTTTGTTACCGATCGTATTTCTCACCGGACGCACGGATACCGACGAGCGGGTACGGGGGTATCAGCTTGGCTGTGATGTTTATCTTGCAAAACCGTTTGAGCTTCCAGAATTGGGTGCAGTCGTGCGGAATCTCCTCGATCGCAGCCAGATGATCGAATCCAGTTGGCGATCGCGGCAAGAGTTTGAAGTAGCCGCAGAAGCAGAGCGGGAAAAACCAGATATCAACATTGCTTTTACCGATCGCGAACAAGAGGTTTTGACGCTGCTGAGCGATGGATTATCGAATAATCAGATTGGAGATCGATTGCATCTGAGTTCGCGCACCGTGGAGAAGCATGTTAGTAGTTTGCTAAGAAAAACAGACACGAGCAATCGGGCTGAATTGGTGCGATTCGCAATGGAGCATCATTTAGTGCTATAA
- a CDS encoding DNA starvation/stationary phase protection protein → MVSQVAIGIEDNKRQEIAEGLSRLLADTYTLYLKTHNFHWNVTGPMFQTLHTMFETQYTELALAVDSIAERIRALGYPAPGTYNEYAKLSSIAETPGVPKAEEMIKLLVEGQEAVVRTARSLFPLVDEANDEPTADLLTQRMQIHEKTAWMLRSLLES, encoded by the coding sequence ATGGTTAGTCAAGTTGCCATTGGCATCGAAGATAACAAGCGTCAAGAAATTGCAGAAGGCTTGTCGCGTTTACTAGCAGATACTTACACGCTGTATTTGAAAACGCACAATTTCCATTGGAATGTCACAGGCCCAATGTTTCAAACGTTGCACACGATGTTTGAGACACAATACACTGAGCTTGCTTTAGCAGTGGATTCGATCGCAGAACGCATCCGAGCACTGGGCTACCCGGCTCCAGGAACTTACAACGAATATGCGAAGCTAAGTTCGATCGCCGAAACGCCGGGAGTTCCGAAAGCAGAAGAAATGATCAAGCTCCTAGTCGAAGGACAAGAAGCGGTGGTGAGAACGGCGCGATCGTTGTTCCCCTTAGTGGATGAAGCCAACGACGAACCGACTGCTGATCTACTGACTCAACGGATGCAGATTCATGAGAAGACGGCTTGGATGCTGCGGAGCTTGTTGGAATCGTAG
- a CDS encoding ParB N-terminal domain-containing protein, translated as MRVQEIPINQIRRPLFRQNDQEKVKDLMASISEIGLQEPIDVLEVDEQYYGFSGCHRYEACSRLGHETILCNVRRAPRAVLKQHLA; from the coding sequence ATGAGAGTTCAAGAAATCCCAATCAATCAGATTCGCCGCCCGTTATTTCGGCAGAACGATCAAGAGAAGGTTAAAGATCTCATGGCTTCAATTTCGGAGATTGGACTCCAAGAGCCGATCGACGTTTTAGAAGTGGATGAACAGTATTACGGATTTTCGGGCTGTCATCGCTACGAAGCCTGTAGCCGACTGGGACACGAAACGATTTTGTGTAATGTGCGACGCGCACCCAGAGCCGTTCTTAAGCAACATTTAGCTTAA
- a CDS encoding alanine--glyoxylate aminotransferase family protein, which yields MDDKLMLMIPGPTPVPEQVLSAMAKHPIGHRSGDFGKIVAEVTQNLKWLHQTQNDLLILAASGTGAMEAGIINFLSPGDRVLVGSNGKFGERWAEVTDAYGLQTERVTAEWGKPLDPEVFREKLESDRDKQIKAVIITHSETSTGVINDLEAINRHVKAHGEALIIVDTVTSLGATSVPVDEWGLDVVASGSQKGYMIPPGLGFVAVSPKAWEAYKTAKLPRYYLDLGKYRKSSAKDTTPFTPAINLFYAMQAALRMMQAEGLENIFARHERHRQATRAAVQGLGMPLFAADECSSPAITAVMPNGVDAEKIRSIMRKRFDIALAGGQDHLKGQIFRIGHLGFVSDRDILTAISALEATLQELGYDGFTPGAGIAAAAKVLAG from the coding sequence ATGGACGACAAGCTGATGCTCATGATTCCGGGACCAACTCCGGTGCCGGAGCAGGTCTTATCGGCAATGGCAAAACATCCGATCGGACACCGGAGCGGTGATTTTGGCAAAATTGTGGCAGAAGTCACCCAAAATCTCAAATGGCTGCACCAAACGCAAAATGATTTACTCATCCTGGCTGCCAGTGGGACAGGCGCAATGGAAGCCGGAATTATTAACTTTCTCAGTCCGGGCGATCGCGTGTTAGTCGGATCAAACGGTAAGTTTGGAGAGCGCTGGGCAGAAGTCACCGATGCTTATGGACTGCAAACCGAGCGCGTCACGGCAGAATGGGGTAAACCGCTTGACCCCGAAGTGTTTCGCGAGAAGTTGGAGAGCGATCGCGATAAGCAAATCAAAGCGGTGATTATCACGCACAGCGAAACCTCGACCGGAGTGATCAACGATCTCGAAGCGATCAATCGCCACGTTAAAGCCCACGGCGAAGCGTTAATCATTGTTGATACGGTGACGAGCTTAGGAGCAACCAGCGTTCCTGTCGATGAATGGGGTTTAGATGTGGTTGCATCCGGATCGCAAAAAGGCTATATGATTCCACCCGGATTAGGCTTTGTTGCTGTGAGCCCAAAAGCTTGGGAAGCGTACAAAACGGCAAAACTTCCCCGCTACTATTTGGATTTGGGCAAATATCGCAAGTCGAGTGCCAAAGATACCACTCCATTCACCCCTGCGATTAACTTGTTCTACGCAATGCAAGCCGCATTGAGAATGATGCAGGCAGAAGGATTAGAAAACATCTTTGCGCGACATGAACGGCATCGGCAAGCTACCCGTGCGGCGGTTCAAGGGCTGGGAATGCCCTTGTTTGCAGCAGATGAATGCAGCAGTCCGGCGATTACTGCGGTAATGCCGAACGGAGTTGATGCAGAAAAAATTCGTAGCATCATGCGGAAACGGTTTGATATTGCGCTGGCAGGCGGACAAGATCACCTCAAGGGTCAGATTTTCCGCATTGGACACCTGGGATTTGTTAGCGATCGCGACATTCTCACAGCGATTTCTGCGCTCGAAGCAACCCTGCAAGAACTTGGCTACGATGGCTTTACGCCTGGCGCAGGAATTGCGGCGGCGGCTAAAGTTTTGGCAGGTTAG
- a CDS encoding O-antigen ligase domain-containing protein — MYSTQPQPKSPQLSEPWLLIGGLIAFTVLCLAVNVASILRLAFPIGSLAVGALLFFRYPMFYIGFTWWLWFLTPFVRRLIDWEVGWLDPNPVLLAPFLVSLLSTLTLLIQLPKAIRGNGLPFVLSTIAVLYGAFIGLMEYQIQTVIVALLNWLTPIVFGYYLFSHWRRFPELKRVTERVFLWGTLVMGVYGVIQFLVAPLWDQYWLQNLINVLMIYSFGTPNPLSIRVFSTMHSPQPFAATMVAGVLLLFAIKSPLKLVSSGFGYLALLLTLVRTAWLSWLIGLIVYLPSLKPRLQMRLIVTLMLMSLAVLPLTMVEPFSTVINSRLQTFFAGQQDGSFIDRSIGYTNLLNDALSEFEGRGLGYVIRDSNIGGNDSGILTLFLNLGWVGTIPYVAGMALLVFGALQVRQASSDPFVGACRAIVIAIVSQISLNTVMLIPFGMVLWGFMGLTAAARLYETQQAANPIAIVPNLPKL; from the coding sequence ATGTACAGCACCCAACCCCAACCCAAATCCCCGCAACTCTCTGAACCCTGGCTTCTGATTGGGGGATTGATTGCGTTTACGGTGCTGTGTCTTGCGGTTAACGTTGCCTCAATTCTTAGACTTGCTTTTCCTATCGGAAGTTTAGCAGTGGGAGCGCTGCTATTTTTTCGCTACCCAATGTTCTACATTGGCTTTACCTGGTGGCTTTGGTTTCTCACACCCTTTGTCCGACGCCTGATCGATTGGGAGGTTGGATGGCTTGATCCTAATCCAGTTTTACTAGCTCCGTTTCTAGTGTCATTATTATCGACGCTAACATTGCTGATTCAATTGCCCAAAGCAATTCGAGGGAATGGTTTACCGTTTGTCCTATCTACGATCGCAGTGTTATACGGAGCGTTTATCGGACTAATGGAATATCAGATCCAAACGGTGATCGTTGCGCTGTTAAACTGGCTGACTCCGATCGTGTTTGGCTATTACTTATTTTCTCACTGGCGACGATTTCCAGAACTCAAGCGCGTTACAGAGCGAGTATTTCTCTGGGGAACACTGGTGATGGGCGTTTACGGTGTCATTCAGTTCCTAGTTGCGCCTTTGTGGGATCAGTATTGGCTACAAAATCTGATTAACGTTCTGATGATTTATTCATTTGGAACACCGAACCCGTTATCGATTCGAGTCTTTAGCACGATGCACTCTCCACAGCCGTTCGCCGCAACGATGGTGGCGGGTGTCTTATTACTGTTTGCGATTAAGAGTCCGTTGAAGCTTGTATCATCAGGATTCGGATATCTTGCATTGCTGCTAACGTTGGTGAGAACCGCTTGGTTAAGCTGGCTCATCGGATTGATTGTCTATCTCCCATCGTTGAAACCCAGGCTGCAAATGCGACTGATCGTCACGTTGATGCTGATGTCGCTGGCTGTGTTGCCCTTAACGATGGTTGAGCCATTCTCAACGGTGATCAATTCGCGGCTACAAACATTCTTTGCAGGGCAGCAGGATGGCAGCTTTATCGATCGCAGTATCGGTTATACCAATCTTCTCAACGATGCCCTCAGCGAATTTGAAGGGCGTGGGTTAGGATACGTGATTCGAGATTCAAATATTGGGGGAAACGATAGCGGTATTCTTACGTTATTCCTCAATTTAGGCTGGGTTGGCACCATTCCTTATGTTGCAGGAATGGCACTGCTGGTGTTTGGAGCGCTGCAAGTCCGGCAAGCTTCGAGCGATCCATTTGTCGGAGCCTGTCGCGCTATTGTAATTGCGATCGTGTCGCAAATCAGTCTCAATACCGTCATGCTGATTCCGTTTGGCATGGTGCTATGGGGATTTATGGGGTTAACTGCTGCGGCTCGATTGTATGAAACGCAGCAAGCAGCAAACCCCATTGCGATCGTCCCTAACCTGCCAAAACTTTAG
- a CDS encoding glycosyltransferase family 4 protein: MKTLFTFHYPADPNAGGPGVTWRLGQEYEKLGHQTEFYSLDDLPKQLPPLLKFVFFPEFTTAKILRSLSSIDVIDASTADAWIWGLILQKFHKSRPLLVCRCHGLEHIEHLEYLEEAQRGNLKLEWKYLLYRASIRLWEVATSMRQSDLVLLLNHRDRDYVVEKLGVHPDRAHVVANGIPEAMLNLAFEPTPSENEPIKIAQVSSYIVRKGIQYGTPALNAILKRYPKVEVSLFGTECPAEQVYSDFDPEVRDRVTVIPYYENHQLPELLKGHHIKVLPTISEGFGVALVEAMACGLAPVTTTAPGPLEIVRDGETGLIVPCRDREAFEQAVETLILDRSMLDRLRQNAYRAAQRYSWKNIAQDNLTLYDAAWRMRSTS, from the coding sequence ATGAAAACACTTTTTACGTTTCACTATCCTGCTGATCCTAATGCGGGTGGCCCTGGTGTTACTTGGCGCTTGGGTCAGGAATACGAAAAACTGGGGCATCAAACTGAGTTTTATTCACTCGATGATCTGCCGAAACAATTACCGCCGCTATTGAAATTTGTCTTCTTTCCAGAATTTACAACCGCAAAAATTCTACGATCGCTCTCTTCGATCGATGTGATTGATGCTTCGACAGCAGATGCTTGGATTTGGGGGTTGATTCTGCAAAAGTTTCACAAATCGCGTCCGCTACTCGTCTGCCGTTGCCACGGGCTAGAACATATCGAGCACCTGGAATATCTCGAAGAAGCACAGCGCGGAAACCTCAAACTCGAATGGAAATACCTGCTCTATCGCGCCAGTATTCGCCTTTGGGAAGTCGCAACCTCAATGCGACAGTCTGATTTGGTGCTGTTGCTGAATCATCGCGATCGGGATTACGTGGTCGAGAAATTGGGGGTTCATCCCGATCGTGCTCATGTTGTCGCCAATGGGATTCCAGAAGCGATGTTGAATCTGGCGTTTGAGCCAACCCCTTCAGAAAATGAGCCGATCAAAATTGCTCAAGTGAGTAGCTACATCGTTCGTAAAGGCATTCAATACGGTACACCTGCGCTCAATGCCATTCTCAAGCGCTATCCGAAAGTAGAAGTGAGTCTATTCGGAACCGAGTGCCCCGCTGAGCAGGTGTATTCTGATTTCGATCCAGAAGTGCGCGATCGGGTGACTGTGATTCCGTATTATGAAAATCACCAACTCCCGGAGCTGCTTAAAGGACATCACATCAAAGTGCTACCGACCATTTCAGAAGGATTCGGGGTGGCGCTGGTAGAAGCCATGGCGTGTGGATTGGCTCCTGTCACTACAACGGCTCCCGGCCCCTTGGAAATTGTGCGCGATGGTGAAACTGGACTGATCGTACCTTGTCGCGATCGTGAAGCCTTTGAGCAAGCGGTTGAAACGCTGATTCTCGATCGTTCCATGCTCGATCGTCTGCGGCAAAATGCTTATCGAGCAGCACAGCGCTACAGTTGGAAAAATATCGCTCAAGACAATCTCACGCTCTACGATGCCGCTTGGCGAATGCGATCGACATCCTGA
- a CDS encoding glycosyltransferase family 4 protein — translation MNLIVLENHVTRQRGGQELNLLEICRGLFQRGHRITLLYLKAGDLLPQYQSFCDRTIQISAYGFDWRSFRSTLQFLPGLIKLGQMAIAPNSIVFCNDYHFSLFASALSFFHQLPYVCYLQLPPINLNRQRKFGLRRVDRFIAVSQQTKQDWVAFGIEHDRIQVVYNGVDLEKFKPTENLVQIRQQWQVSDDTKIISYIGRIDREKGLETLIKAAAILIKKGRRIRVLIAGKPVVHYSFARKRECEDEGMDYLRSLNQLVEAQGISHQVQFVGHLANPVSLYQASDVNVLPSVWSEPCSLGLFESLSCGVPKIASRIGGNPEILTGFADFLFIPGDENDLANCLDRVLDWREKDPSLETRCRQHVLDYFSYKKMIDGIEKNLLELHCV, via the coding sequence ATGAATTTAATTGTGCTGGAGAATCACGTTACCCGTCAGCGTGGGGGGCAAGAATTGAACTTGCTAGAAATTTGTCGCGGCTTGTTTCAACGGGGGCATCGGATTACTTTGCTGTATCTGAAAGCCGGTGATTTACTGCCGCAGTATCAGTCTTTTTGCGATCGCACCATTCAAATTAGCGCTTATGGCTTTGATTGGCGAAGCTTCAGGAGTACGCTGCAATTTTTGCCAGGTTTGATCAAGCTAGGGCAAATGGCGATCGCGCCTAATTCGATCGTTTTCTGTAACGATTATCACTTCTCATTATTTGCTTCTGCGCTGTCGTTTTTCCATCAATTGCCGTATGTGTGCTATTTACAACTTCCGCCGATTAACTTAAATCGTCAGCGTAAATTTGGATTGCGTCGAGTGGATCGATTTATCGCAGTTTCACAGCAAACAAAGCAAGATTGGGTCGCATTTGGGATTGAGCACGATCGAATTCAAGTAGTTTACAACGGGGTTGATTTAGAGAAGTTCAAGCCTACTGAGAATTTGGTGCAAATTCGGCAACAATGGCAGGTTTCTGATGATACAAAGATCATCTCCTACATCGGTAGAATTGACCGAGAAAAAGGACTAGAAACGCTAATCAAAGCGGCAGCAATCTTAATCAAGAAAGGAAGAAGAATTAGAGTTTTGATTGCTGGAAAACCTGTTGTGCATTACAGTTTTGCCAGGAAACGTGAGTGCGAAGATGAAGGAATGGACTATCTACGATCGCTCAATCAACTCGTTGAGGCACAAGGAATTTCTCATCAAGTTCAGTTTGTTGGACATCTCGCAAATCCAGTGTCTCTGTATCAAGCTAGCGATGTCAACGTTTTACCGAGTGTATGGAGCGAACCTTGTAGTTTAGGCTTGTTTGAATCGTTATCCTGCGGCGTTCCTAAAATTGCCAGCCGGATCGGTGGAAATCCCGAAATTCTTACCGGATTTGCGGATTTCCTGTTTATTCCAGGCGATGAGAATGATTTAGCAAATTGTCTCGATCGAGTTCTGGATTGGCGGGAAAAAGATCCCTCTTTGGAGACAAGATGTCGGCAACACGTTTTAGATTATTTTAGCTACAAGAAAATGATTGACGGTATCGAAAAGAACTTGCTTGAACTGCATTGTGTGTGA
- a CDS encoding ABC transporter ATP-binding protein, whose amino-acid sequence MSVAQRIKRSLRATRFWQENAFILREFNSFPRIAIAAILFAVASATFEGFGLGFLLAFLQSLISPNLEPFRTGIHWFDLFILGIDRSATERLLRVSSLILLSVWVRAGFNYLTQVYTELTQQTLVDRLRKRIFEQLQAVSLSYFNQTAAGELINTITSEIGRLNYACTLVAFIITKLLALVLYFVLLFTISWKFTIVSLVLFSLIGVVLSQVNSRVRARSLAVSAANEGFTSRALEFITGIRTVQAFATQDYERQRFYAASSQVVRAGMRSVRQSAIVRPLAEGLATTVLILMIILAIAVFVQNGSLQTASLLTFLFVLFRLVPVVYEANSTRVQLTAVTGSIRNLRELLRRDNKPYLQEGDRIFDGLKHSIEFQAVDFGYDPQQLVLKEVSLCIAKGKTTAIVGGSGAGKTTLVDLIPRFYDPTAGKVLFDGEDVRRFAIQSLRRRIAIVSQDTFIFNTSVRENIAYGLNDVSDQEVWQVAEQANALKFILELPEQFETVLGDRGVRLSGGQRQRLAIARALLRDPEILILDEATSALDSESERLIQQSLERLSQGRTVITIAHRLSTIIKADQVVVMEQGRVVEQGSYQALLAQQGRLWHYHRIQHEA is encoded by the coding sequence ATGAGTGTCGCACAACGCATTAAGCGATCGTTGAGAGCAACTCGGTTTTGGCAAGAAAATGCCTTTATTTTGCGAGAATTCAACTCTTTTCCTCGAATTGCGATCGCAGCAATTTTGTTTGCCGTCGCATCTGCGACCTTTGAAGGATTTGGGCTGGGATTTCTGCTGGCATTTCTACAAAGTCTGATTAGTCCGAATCTTGAACCGTTCAGAACAGGAATTCACTGGTTTGATCTTTTCATTCTTGGCATCGATCGCAGTGCGACTGAGCGACTCTTGCGGGTATCGAGTTTGATTTTGCTATCAGTTTGGGTTCGGGCTGGGTTTAACTATTTGACTCAGGTTTATACCGAACTGACGCAGCAAACGTTAGTCGATCGATTGCGGAAGCGGATCTTTGAGCAATTGCAAGCGGTGAGTTTAAGCTACTTCAATCAGACTGCTGCAGGTGAATTGATCAATACAATCACTAGCGAAATCGGTCGGCTTAATTATGCTTGTACATTAGTTGCTTTTATCATCACTAAGCTATTAGCCTTGGTACTGTATTTCGTATTGCTGTTTACGATCTCCTGGAAATTCACGATCGTTTCTCTGGTGTTGTTTAGCTTGATTGGAGTTGTATTGTCGCAAGTTAACAGTCGGGTGAGAGCGAGGAGTCTTGCTGTTTCCGCAGCGAATGAAGGGTTTACCAGTAGAGCGCTAGAATTTATCACAGGAATTCGGACGGTGCAAGCCTTTGCGACTCAGGACTATGAGCGTCAGCGGTTTTATGCTGCAAGTTCGCAAGTTGTTCGAGCGGGAATGCGATCGGTGCGCCAATCGGCGATCGTGCGTCCTTTAGCAGAAGGACTGGCAACTACGGTACTGATTTTGATGATCATTCTTGCGATCGCGGTTTTTGTGCAAAACGGATCGCTTCAGACTGCATCGCTCCTCACGTTTTTGTTTGTGTTGTTTCGGTTGGTTCCTGTCGTTTACGAAGCGAACTCGACTCGCGTTCAACTCACGGCTGTCACTGGCTCGATTCGGAATCTGCGCGAGCTGCTGCGGCGCGATAACAAGCCCTATTTGCAGGAGGGCGATCGGATCTTTGACGGATTGAAGCACTCGATCGAATTTCAGGCGGTCGATTTTGGCTACGATCCGCAGCAGCTTGTGCTAAAGGAAGTCTCGTTGTGCATTGCGAAAGGAAAAACGACTGCGATCGTGGGCGGTTCTGGCGCGGGAAAAACGACGCTGGTGGATTTGATTCCGCGATTTTATGATCCGACGGCTGGCAAGGTTTTATTTGATGGCGAGGATGTCCGACGCTTTGCGATTCAGTCGCTGCGGCGCAGAATTGCGATCGTCAGTCAGGATACGTTTATTTTTAATACGTCGGTACGCGAGAACATTGCTTACGGATTGAATGATGTCAGCGATCAAGAAGTTTGGCAAGTTGCCGAGCAAGCGAATGCTTTGAAGTTCATTCTGGAACTGCCGGAGCAATTTGAAACGGTGTTGGGCGATCGCGGGGTGCGGCTATCTGGCGGACAGCGACAACGGCTAGCGATCGCACGAGCGTTGCTACGCGATCCAGAGATTCTCATTCTCGATGAAGCGACGAGCGCACTAGATTCGGAATCAGAACGGTTGATTCAGCAATCTTTGGAGCGATTATCGCAGGGGCGAACGGTGATCACGATCGCGCATCGGCTTTCGACCATTATCAAAGCGGATCAAGTTGTGGTAATGGAGCAGGGGCGGGTGGTTGAGCAGGGGAGTTATCAGGCGTTGTTAGCGCAGCAGGGAAGACTTTGGCACTATCACCGCATTCAGCATGAAGCGTGA
- a CDS encoding sugar transferase encodes MTTFNPLILQETSSSTCEKFQQNSRRCFLYWRQRQLLVLQFASPTSSSNEKQPPLPPLSDPGWLLDCLQRSPIQRVRIDPGLGEATVKQWADVCEQAGKDIYLRLPSAAQLPQKCRSILWGWKRALDWAVAALLLVVLSPLLVGIAIAIALSSPGAVVFSQWRVGQRGKLFRVLKFRTMVADAEQAHHGIMANQGAGCLHKREDDPRITPLGKWLRRYSLDELPQLINVLRGEMSLVGPRPWALYDAVRIRPEMQERLNALPGITGAWQVEARSTLLDLDAVNRRDLEYLKNWSLGGDFKILLQTVPKVLSGFGAF; translated from the coding sequence ATGACAACTTTTAATCCGCTAATTTTGCAAGAAACCTCAAGCTCAACTTGCGAAAAATTTCAGCAGAATAGCCGACGGTGTTTTCTGTACTGGCGGCAACGGCAGCTTCTGGTCTTACAATTTGCATCTCCAACTTCTAGCAGTAATGAAAAACAGCCTCCGCTGCCACCCCTGAGCGATCCAGGCTGGCTTTTAGACTGCTTGCAGCGATCGCCCATTCAGCGGGTTCGCATCGATCCAGGCTTAGGAGAAGCCACCGTTAAACAATGGGCAGATGTTTGCGAACAAGCCGGGAAAGACATTTATCTGCGCTTACCTTCTGCGGCACAGTTGCCGCAGAAGTGTAGAAGCATTCTCTGGGGCTGGAAACGAGCGCTTGATTGGGCTGTCGCTGCATTGCTTTTGGTTGTACTCAGTCCACTGCTCGTGGGGATTGCGATCGCGATTGCGCTTTCCTCTCCGGGAGCGGTAGTTTTCAGCCAGTGGCGCGTCGGTCAGCGCGGCAAACTATTTCGAGTACTGAAGTTTCGCACAATGGTTGCAGATGCAGAGCAAGCCCATCACGGCATTATGGCGAATCAAGGCGCGGGCTGTCTGCACAAGCGCGAAGACGATCCGAGAATTACCCCCTTGGGCAAATGGTTGCGCCGCTATAGCTTGGATGAATTGCCGCAGCTAATTAATGTGTTGCGGGGTGAAATGAGCCTAGTCGGACCGCGACCCTGGGCGCTGTATGATGCGGTGCGAATTCGTCCAGAAATGCAGGAGCGATTGAACGCGCTACCGGGAATTACGGGAGCATGGCAGGTTGAAGCCCGATCAACGCTGCTGGATCTTGATGCGGTCAATCGTAGAGATTTAGAATATTTGAAAAATTGGTCATTGGGAGGAGATTTCAAGATTCTATTGCAGACCGTTCCCAAAGTTTTATCGGGCTTTGGAGCGTTTTAG